In the genome of Acidobacteriota bacterium, the window CAGGATCATGCCCTCTGCGTCTTCGCCCCACCGGGATCATGCCCGCCGCGTCTTCACCCCGTCAGGGGTGAAATGTTTGTAGAAATAGCAGTTATAACAATCTCCTCCCCCGCGCGCCGCCGGCCGGGAGGGTGCTCCGTAGCACGGTTCACCCCCGGCGGCGCGCGGGGGGAATTAAAAATACCCGCTTTAACTACAAACATTTCACCCCTGACGGGGTGAGGACGTGATGGCGATCGACTCCTGGGGACGGGAAAACCCGCCCGGCAGCCCGTCTTCTCTAACGTCCCCCCGGCCCGCTAAGAAGCCGGATGCACGGAGAATCCCGGAAAGCTTTTACGCTTTTCCCTGGACGTCGCCTGGTAACCGTGGCCTCGGAAGGCAGCCGGAAACGACAACCTGCTGGTAAAAACGCAGCCGCTAAAGCGCCTATGACCGAAACCCGAGGCCCGAAACCCGAAACCCGGAATCCCGAGATTCAGGCTTCAGAGCTGGAAGGCGCCGGTGTCCACCCACTCGCATTTGACGAGGCACCACCAGTCCGCGGCGATCCCCCGGGTGACGTACTCGTAGGGAAGCCAGCCGTAGCCCTTGTCGCCCCACTCCTCCCCCCACGAGTTGCGGATCAGCAGGGCGCCCGTGGTCTCCGCACCGCCGGGCGAGGCGTTCCGGATCCGCCGGGCGTCGTCGTAACCGGCGGCCATGACGGCGTGCCCGCCGGTCACCCGCTCCCCGCGGGTCGGGAACGGGATTTCCCCGCTGGTTTCCGCCTGGGCCAGGGAACTGTAGACGCTGAAGCCGAAGACCGGCGCCAGCCCGGCGGCCAGGTTGGTCCTGACCTTGGCCAGCAGGTCCGTCCCCGAGAGGCCGGGCTCGTCCAGGCGGTAGTAGGTCAGCGCCTGGTAGTTGGCGGCGAAGGCGTAGCAGAACGCCGGCGGCTCCCGGTCGAACTTCCCCGTGTCGTAGGGCCAGTACTCCTCGGGCGGGACGCCGAAGAGCGCCAGGGCCCCGAGGGTGGACCGGAGGAAGGCCCCCGTGTCGCCCTTCAGGTGGGCGAGGGAGCGGGTGGTCTTGTAGAGGAAGAGCCGGGAGGCGTCCAGGTGCTTGCCGAAGGCCCGGCGCTCGGAGTATTCCACGGCGCCGACCCCGGCGTGGGCGGTGCAGGAGCCCAGGTCCCCCTGCCGCTCCACCGGGGAGCACCAGGGGCGCAGGTCCGCCGAGGCGGGGAGCGCGGCTTTCCGCCCCCGACCGATCCCGGCCTTGCGGAGCATGCCCCGCACCGAATCGCTCCGCCCCGCCCGGCGCACCCGGTCGGGGACCTCCTCCGACGTCGCGGTGAAGTCGCGAAAATCCGGCCAATCCGGGATCCAGCCCATCCGGCGGTTCGTGAGACGGTCTTCCATGGCCCCTCCTTGTTCAGCGGGTCAGGCTGAGGGCGAGTTCCTCCGGCTGCACCACGGCGGTGCCCAGTTTCCCCACCACGATGCCGGCGGCGTGGTTCGCCATG includes:
- a CDS encoding cysteine protease, which codes for MEDRLTNRRMGWIPDWPDFRDFTATSEEVPDRVRRAGRSDSVRGMLRKAGIGRGRKAALPASADLRPWCSPVERQGDLGSCTAHAGVGAVEYSERRAFGKHLDASRLFLYKTTRSLAHLKGDTGAFLRSTLGALALFGVPPEEYWPYDTGKFDREPPAFCYAFAANYQALTYYRLDEPGLSGTDLLAKVRTNLAAGLAPVFGFSVYSSLAQAETSGEIPFPTRGERVTGGHAVMAAGYDDARRIRNASPGGAETTGALLIRNSWGEEWGDKGYGWLPYEYVTRGIAADWWCLVKCEWVDTGAFQL